A single region of the Oncorhynchus keta strain PuntledgeMale-10-30-2019 chromosome 4, Oket_V2, whole genome shotgun sequence genome encodes:
- the LOC118382997 gene encoding ATP synthase F(0) complex subunit C1, mitochondrial-like, producing CSLVSTALVPQSTFFQVALRGFQTRAVSRDIDTAAKIIGARAATVGVAGSGAGIGTVFGSLIIGYARNPSLKQQLFSYAILGFALSEAMGVFCLMVAFLILFAM from the exons tgctccCTGGTTAGTACTGCCCTTGTGCCACAGAGCACCTTTTTCCAGGTAGCACTGAGGGGTTTCCAGACTCGCGCTGTGAGCAGAGACATTGACACAGCAGCCAAGATCATTGGCGCTAGAGCTGCCACAGTTGGAGTGGCCGGTTCTGGTGCTGGAATCGGGACTGTGTTCGGCAGCCTTATCATTGGATATGCAAG GAACCCCTCCCTAAAACAGCAGCTTTTCTCTTACGCTATCCTGGGATTTGCCCTATCTGAAGCCATGGGTGTGTTCTGCTTGATGGTTGCTTTCCTGATCCTGTTTGCAATGTAA